In Streptomyces sp. SID8374, one genomic interval encodes:
- a CDS encoding GNAT family N-acetyltransferase, with product MTSSKTARRPHHWRRDLIELAALFTAVAVADAIANLIGHQPEGPYLLMASAVALVATATFHTWWARRHSNAPPPKDPGTSDPAPAGATDPIDGAGAEETVLWRMRTTVRDAPGSLAALCLVLARFRIDILTLQTHPLADGTVDEFLLRAPASLPAPELTRQISAAGGTATWIERADTHDLVDTPTRVLSLATRTALDAAELPLALRQLLGRCTIHSLPAVSITGRPTGESAPVEGVLEETVMRLRDPSGGVISVERPYLPFTPTEFARARALVELDARLGPRVPRSEDILTLPEGNEITVRRADRSDLAAARAMHDRCSPGTLGLRYHGPVGDADRYLDHLLSPRFGRTLAVQTASGKLVALGHLLWDGDETEVALLVEDDWQRRGIGSELLGRLVQLAEEAGCESVYAVTQSRNTGMVAAMRALELPLDYQIEEGTLVITARLTSAPEPTRAPDGRTAQPSAPEPAERSRR from the coding sequence GTGACATCTTCGAAGACCGCCCGCCGCCCGCACCACTGGCGGCGGGACCTGATCGAGTTGGCCGCGCTCTTCACCGCGGTCGCCGTGGCCGACGCCATCGCCAACCTGATCGGGCACCAGCCCGAAGGGCCCTACCTGCTCATGGCGTCGGCCGTGGCCCTGGTGGCCACGGCGACGTTCCACACCTGGTGGGCGCGGCGCCACAGCAACGCTCCCCCGCCGAAGGATCCCGGCACGTCCGATCCGGCACCCGCCGGGGCCACCGACCCGATCGACGGGGCCGGGGCGGAGGAGACGGTGCTGTGGCGGATGCGGACGACCGTGCGCGACGCCCCGGGCAGTCTGGCCGCGCTGTGCCTGGTGCTCGCCCGGTTCCGTATCGACATCCTGACGCTCCAGACCCACCCGCTCGCGGACGGCACGGTCGACGAGTTCCTGCTGCGGGCGCCCGCCTCGCTCCCGGCGCCGGAGCTGACCCGGCAGATCTCGGCCGCGGGCGGCACCGCCACCTGGATCGAGAGGGCCGACACCCACGATCTGGTCGACACCCCGACCCGGGTGCTCTCGCTGGCCACCCGCACGGCCCTCGACGCGGCGGAACTGCCGCTCGCGCTGCGCCAGTTGCTCGGCCGGTGCACGATCCACTCGCTGCCCGCCGTCTCCATCACCGGCCGCCCGACCGGGGAGAGCGCCCCGGTCGAGGGCGTGCTGGAGGAGACGGTGATGCGGCTGCGCGACCCGTCCGGCGGGGTCATCTCCGTGGAGCGGCCGTATCTGCCGTTCACCCCGACCGAGTTCGCCCGGGCCCGCGCCCTGGTGGAGCTGGACGCCCGGCTCGGCCCGCGGGTGCCCCGTAGCGAGGACATCCTCACGCTGCCCGAGGGCAACGAGATCACCGTGCGCCGCGCCGACCGCAGCGATCTCGCCGCCGCCCGCGCCATGCACGACCGGTGCTCCCCCGGCACCCTGGGCCTGCGCTACCACGGCCCGGTGGGCGACGCCGACCGCTACCTGGACCACCTGCTGAGCCCCCGGTTCGGCCGCACCCTGGCCGTCCAGACCGCCTCCGGCAAGCTGGTGGCGCTCGGCCACCTCCTGTGGGACGGCGACGAGACCGAGGTGGCCCTCCTCGTCGAGGACGACTGGCAGCGCCGGGGCATCGGCTCGGAGCTGCTCGGCCGGCTGGTGCAGCTCGCCGAGGAGGCGGGCTGCGAGAGCGTGTACGCCGTCACCCAGTCCCGTAACACCGGCATGGTCGCCGCGATGCGCGCCCTGGAACTGCCCCTCGACTACCAGATCGAGGAGGGCACCCTGGTCATCACCGCGCGGCTGACGAGTGCTCCGGAGCCGACGCGTGCGCCGGACGGGCGGACCGCTCAGCCTTCCGCACCCGAGCCTGCGGAACGGTCCCGTCGCTGA
- a CDS encoding PLP-dependent transferase, producing MDNEVSMTPPAPTPSRALATEAVHAGRDDLASLGLHAPPLDLSTTYPSYDSRGEAERIDAFATTGARPDGPPVYARLDNPTTARFETALARLEGTESAVAFASGMAALTAVLLARASMGLRHVVAVRPLYGCSDHLLGAGLLGTEVTWTDPAGIADAIRPDTGLVMVETPANPTLAEIDIRAVAHSCGSVPLLVDNTFATPVLQRPVEHGARIVLHSATKYLGGHGDVMGGVVACDEEFAATLRQVRFATGGVLHPLAGYLLLRGLSTLPVRVRAASTSAAELVRRLTADPRIARVHYPEIGGAMVSFEVYGDPHAVIAGVRLITPAVSLGSVDSLIQHPASISHRIVDEGDRQASGVGDRLLRMSVGLEDVEDLWADLCQALSDGTVPQARVRKAERSARPAHASAPEHSSAAR from the coding sequence ATGGACAACGAAGTCTCGATGACGCCCCCTGCCCCCACCCCGTCCAGGGCGCTGGCCACCGAAGCCGTGCACGCCGGACGCGACGACCTCGCCTCTCTCGGCCTGCACGCCCCTCCGCTGGACCTGTCCACCACCTACCCGTCCTACGACTCGCGCGGCGAGGCCGAGCGGATCGACGCCTTCGCCACCACGGGCGCCCGGCCGGACGGCCCGCCCGTCTACGCGCGCCTCGACAACCCGACGACCGCCCGTTTCGAGACGGCGCTCGCCCGGCTGGAAGGGACCGAAAGCGCCGTCGCGTTCGCCAGCGGCATGGCGGCCCTCACGGCGGTGCTGCTGGCCCGCGCGAGCATGGGGCTGCGGCATGTCGTCGCCGTCCGGCCCCTCTACGGGTGCAGCGACCACTTGCTGGGCGCCGGGCTGCTGGGCACCGAGGTGACCTGGACCGACCCGGCGGGCATCGCCGACGCGATCCGCCCCGACACCGGCCTGGTCATGGTCGAGACCCCGGCCAACCCCACCCTCGCCGAGATCGACATCCGGGCCGTCGCCCACTCCTGCGGCTCCGTTCCGCTGCTCGTCGACAACACCTTCGCCACCCCCGTGCTCCAGCGCCCCGTCGAACACGGTGCCCGGATCGTCCTGCACAGCGCCACCAAGTACCTCGGCGGCCACGGCGATGTGATGGGCGGGGTCGTCGCCTGCGACGAGGAGTTCGCGGCCACGCTGCGCCAGGTGCGGTTCGCCACCGGCGGGGTGCTCCACCCGCTGGCCGGCTACCTGCTGCTGCGGGGCCTGTCCACCCTTCCGGTCCGGGTACGGGCCGCGTCGACGAGCGCCGCCGAACTCGTCCGCAGGCTCACCGCCGACCCGCGGATCGCCCGGGTGCACTACCCGGAGATCGGCGGGGCGATGGTCTCCTTCGAGGTGTACGGGGACCCGCACGCCGTGATCGCCGGCGTACGGCTCATCACCCCCGCCGTCAGCCTGGGCAGCGTGGACTCCCTGATCCAGCACCCGGCCTCCATCAGCCACCGCATCGTGGACGAGGGAGACCGGCAGGCGTCCGGCGTCGGGGACCGGCTGCTGCGTATGTCGGTCGGGCTGGAGGACGTCGAGGACCTCTGGGCCGACCTGTGTCAGGCGCTCAGCGACGGGACCGTTCCGCAGGCTCGGGTGCGGAAGGCTGAGCGGTCCGCCCGTCCGGCGCACGCGTCGGCTCCGGAGCACTCGTCAGCCGCGCGGTGA
- a CDS encoding Lrp/AsnC family transcriptional regulator — MADSVALDPVDLHILRLLQNDARSTYRELAAEVGVAPSTCLDRVTRLRRSGVILGDQLRLDPAKLGRGLQALLLVQVRPHRRELIGPFVDRIRALPESRALFHLTGPDDYLVQVAVADAADLQRLVLDEFTSRREVARVDTRLIFQQWECGPLLPPGEPDRP; from the coding sequence ATGGCTGATTCTGTCGCTCTGGACCCGGTGGATCTGCACATTCTGCGGCTGTTGCAGAACGACGCACGGAGCACCTACCGGGAGCTGGCGGCCGAGGTCGGAGTGGCGCCCTCGACCTGCCTGGACCGGGTGACCCGGCTGCGCCGCTCCGGGGTCATCCTCGGCGATCAGCTCCGGCTGGATCCGGCGAAACTCGGCCGGGGTCTCCAGGCGCTGCTCCTGGTGCAGGTCCGGCCGCACCGCCGCGAGCTCATCGGCCCGTTCGTCGACCGGATCCGGGCCCTGCCGGAGTCCCGTGCGCTCTTCCATCTCACCGGCCCCGACGACTATCTCGTGCAGGTGGCGGTGGCCGATGCGGCGGATCTCCAGCGGCTGGTCCTGGACGAGTTCACCTCGCGCCGGGAGGTGGCCCGGGTGGACACCCGGCTGATCTTCCAGCAGTGGGAGTGCGGACCGCTGCTGCCGCCCGGCGAGCCGGACCGCCCGTGA
- a CDS encoding DUF885 domain-containing protein: MSDTSSSALPRQVADTYVDAIIELDPITGTYLGDRESSRRLPDFSPAGQEAVADLLRATLLKLDDAERQPGAESDEERRCGRLLRERLTAELAVHEAEEGLRTVSNLHSPAHSLISAFTVTPTETTDDWAAIVERLRAVPAAYEGYRASLALGLERKLYAGPRATATFIGQLTEWSGDGESTAFFTEFVAPAPEALREELDEAARLATDSVAALRDWMRDVYAPAIEGAPDTVGRERYARWSRHYNGTDLDLDEAYAYGWSEYHRLLAEMKSEAAKILPGAGPWEALAHLDVHGTHIEGVEEVREWLQGLMDEAIEALDGTHFELAERVRRVESRIAPPGGAAAPYYTGPSEDFSRPGRTWLPTMGETRFPVYDLVSTWYHEGVPGHHLQLAQWAHVADSLSRYQASVGMVSANAEGWALYAERLMDELGYLPDAERRLGYLDAQMMRACRVIVDIGMHLELEIPADSPFHPGERWTPELAQEFFGSHSGRPADFVESELTRYLSMPGQAIGYKLGERAWLLGRENARAAHGDAFDLKAWHMAALSQGSLGLDDLVDELSRL, from the coding sequence ATGTCAGACACCTCGAGCAGTGCGCTGCCCCGTCAGGTCGCCGACACCTACGTCGACGCAATCATCGAACTCGACCCCATCACGGGCACCTATCTGGGGGACCGCGAAAGCTCGCGCCGCCTGCCCGACTTCTCACCGGCCGGTCAGGAAGCGGTCGCCGACCTCCTCCGCGCCACGCTGCTGAAGCTGGACGACGCGGAGCGCCAGCCGGGCGCCGAAAGCGATGAGGAACGCCGCTGCGGACGGCTCCTGCGGGAGCGGCTGACGGCGGAACTCGCCGTGCACGAGGCGGAGGAAGGACTCCGGACCGTCTCCAACCTGCACTCCCCCGCCCACAGCCTCATCTCGGCCTTCACGGTCACGCCCACCGAGACGACGGACGACTGGGCGGCGATCGTGGAGCGGCTGCGTGCCGTGCCGGCCGCGTACGAGGGGTACCGCGCCTCGCTCGCGCTCGGCCTCGAACGCAAGCTGTACGCCGGGCCCCGGGCGACCGCCACCTTCATCGGGCAGCTCACGGAGTGGAGCGGCGACGGCGAGAGCACGGCGTTCTTCACGGAGTTCGTCGCCCCGGCACCGGAGGCGCTGCGCGAGGAGCTGGACGAGGCCGCCCGCCTCGCGACCGACTCCGTCGCCGCCCTGCGGGACTGGATGCGTGACGTCTACGCCCCGGCGATCGAGGGCGCGCCCGACACGGTGGGCAGGGAGCGCTACGCCCGCTGGTCGCGCCACTACAACGGTACGGACCTGGATCTCGACGAGGCGTACGCGTACGGCTGGTCCGAGTACCACCGTCTGCTGGCCGAGATGAAGAGCGAGGCCGCGAAGATCCTTCCGGGCGCCGGCCCCTGGGAGGCGCTAGCCCACCTCGATGTGCACGGCACGCACATCGAAGGGGTCGAAGAGGTCCGCGAGTGGCTCCAGGGCCTGATGGACGAGGCCATCGAGGCGCTGGACGGCACACACTTCGAACTGGCCGAGCGGGTACGGAGGGTGGAGTCCCGCATCGCCCCGCCCGGCGGTGCGGCCGCCCCGTACTACACGGGCCCCTCCGAGGACTTCTCCCGCCCCGGGCGCACCTGGCTGCCCACCATGGGCGAGACCCGCTTCCCGGTGTACGACCTGGTCTCGACCTGGTACCACGAGGGCGTTCCCGGCCACCACCTTCAGCTCGCCCAGTGGGCGCATGTCGCCGACAGCCTCTCCCGCTACCAGGCGTCGGTCGGCATGGTCAGCGCGAACGCCGAGGGGTGGGCGCTGTACGCGGAGCGGCTGATGGACGAGCTGGGCTACCTGCCCGACGCGGAGCGGCGGCTGGGCTATCTGGATGCGCAGATGATGCGGGCCTGCCGGGTCATCGTGGACATCGGCATGCACCTGGAGCTGGAGATTCCGGCGGACTCGCCGTTCCACCCCGGTGAGCGCTGGACGCCCGAGCTGGCGCAGGAGTTCTTCGGCAGCCACAGCGGGCGGCCGGCCGACTTCGTGGAGAGCGAGCTGACCCGCTACCTCTCGATGCCGGGCCAGGCCATCGGCTACAAGCTGGGCGAGCGGGCCTGGCTGCTCGGCCGGGAGAACGCCCGGGCCGCCCACGGTGACGCGTTCGACCTGAAGGCCTGGCACATGGCGGCGCTCTCCCAGGGGTCGCTCGGCCTGGACGACCTGGTGGACGAGCTGTCCCGGCTCTGA
- a CDS encoding rhodanese-like domain-containing protein yields the protein MVVTSPTTASAAPAVPAPSSVLRVPPASPAVAAAYFGASLAFHADVSDVASALAADGDPGFVLVDSRSTASWDQGHIPGAVHLPTGLIPEQAARLLDPAVPVVTYCWGPGCNGATRAALALAQLGYQVKEMLGGFEYWAREGFAFETWEGGERRAADPLTAPVDDADCGC from the coding sequence ATGGTCGTGACCTCCCCGACCACGGCTTCCGCCGCCCCTGCCGTCCCCGCCCCCAGCTCCGTGCTGCGCGTCCCGCCCGCCTCCCCGGCCGTGGCGGCCGCCTACTTCGGTGCCTCGCTCGCCTTCCACGCCGATGTCTCCGACGTCGCCTCCGCGCTCGCCGCCGACGGCGACCCCGGGTTCGTCCTCGTGGACTCCCGCTCCACCGCCTCCTGGGACCAGGGGCACATCCCCGGCGCGGTGCACCTGCCCACCGGCCTCATTCCCGAGCAGGCCGCCCGGCTGCTGGACCCGGCCGTCCCGGTCGTCACGTACTGCTGGGGGCCGGGCTGCAACGGCGCCACCCGCGCGGCCCTGGCGCTCGCCCAACTCGGCTACCAGGTCAAGGAGATGCTCGGCGGCTTCGAATACTGGGCGCGCGAGGGGTTCGCCTTCGAGACCTGGGAGGGCGGAGAGCGGCGCGCCGCCGACCCGCTCACCGCGCCGGTCGACGACGCCGACTGCGGCTGCTGA
- a CDS encoding Lrp/AsnC family transcriptional regulator, whose protein sequence is MTDYSPDATDWRILDVLQRDGRATFAELARAVAMSPSAVTERVRRLEETGVISGYAAVVDAERLGLPILAFVRLRYPHGNYKPFHDLLETAPEVVEAHHVTGDDCFVLKVTARSMRHLEEVTGRIGALGSVTTSVVYSSPLPRRAIGR, encoded by the coding sequence GTGACCGACTATTCCCCCGACGCCACCGACTGGCGCATTCTCGACGTCCTCCAGCGCGACGGCCGCGCCACCTTCGCCGAGCTGGCCCGCGCCGTCGCCATGTCCCCGAGCGCCGTGACGGAGAGGGTGCGGCGTCTGGAGGAGACCGGCGTGATCAGCGGTTACGCCGCGGTGGTCGACGCCGAGCGGCTGGGGCTGCCGATCCTCGCGTTCGTACGGCTGCGCTATCCGCACGGCAACTACAAGCCGTTCCACGACCTCCTGGAGACGGCCCCGGAGGTCGTGGAGGCCCACCACGTCACCGGCGACGACTGCTTCGTGCTCAAGGTGACGGCCCGCTCCATGCGCCACCTGGAGGAGGTGACCGGCCGGATCGGCGCACTCGGTTCGGTCACCACCAGCGTCGTCTACTCCTCGCCGCTCCCCCGCCGCGCGATCGGCCGCTGA